The following coding sequences are from one Peromyscus eremicus chromosome X, PerEre_H2_v1, whole genome shotgun sequence window:
- the LOC131899472 gene encoding signal peptidase complex subunit 3, which yields MNTLLSRANSLFAFTLSVMAALTLGCILTTAFKDRSAPVRLHVSRILLKKVEDFTGPRKKSDLGFITFHISADLEKTFDWNVKQLFLYLSAEYSTKSNAVNQVVLWDKILLRGENPKLDLKDVKSKYFFFDDGHGLKGNRNVTLTLSWQVIPIAGILPLVTGSGRVSVPFPDSYEIATTF from the coding sequence ATGAACACCCTGCTGTCGCGGGCGAACTCGCTGTTCGCCTTCACGCTGAGCGTCATGGCGGCGCTCACCTTGGGCTGCATCCTCACCACCGCCTTCAAAGACAGAAGCGCGCCAGTGCGCCTGCAcgtctccaggatcctgctcaAGAAAGTGGAAGACTTCACCGGACCCAGAAAAAAAAGCGACCTGGGCTTCATCACCTTCCACATCTCTGCGGATTTGGAGAAGACTTTCGACTGGAACGTCAAGCAGCTCTTCCTTTACCTCTCGGCAGAATATTCCACCAAAAGCAACGCTGTGAACCAGGTGGTCCTCTGGGACAAGATCCTTCTGCGAGGCGAGAACCCCAAGCTGGATCTCAAAGATGTCAAAAGCAAGTATTTTTTCTTTGACGACGGGCACGGTCTCAAGGGAAACAGGAATGTCACTTTGACTCTGTCCTGGCAAGTcatcccgattgctgggattctGCCTCTTGTGACTGGATCTGGACGCGTGTCTGTCCCATTTCCAGACTCGTATGAAATTGCCACGACTTTTTGA